One part of the Prochlorococcus marinus str. MIT 9313 genome encodes these proteins:
- a CDS encoding form I ribulose bisphosphate carboxylase large subunit encodes MSKKYDAGVKEYRDTYWTPDYVPLDTDLLACFKCTGQEGVPREEVAAAVAAESSTGTWSTVWSELLTDLEFYKGRCYRIEDVPGDKESFYAFIAYPLDLFEEGSITNVLTSLVGNVFGFKALRHLRLEDIRFPMAFIKTCGGPPNGIVVERDRLNKYGRPLLGCTIKPKLGLSGKNYGRVVYECLRGGLDLTKDDENINSQPFQRWRERFEFVAEAVKLAQQETGEVKGHYLNCTATTPEEMYERAEFAKELDMPIIMHDYITGGFTANTGLANWCRKNGMLLHIHRAMHAVIDRHPKHGIHFRVLAKCLRLSGGDQLHTGTVVGKLEGDRQTTLGYIDNLRESFVPEDRSRGNFFDQDWGSMPGVFAVASGGIHVWHMPALLAIFGDDSCLQFGGGTHGHPWGSAAGAAANRVALEACVKARNAGREIEKESRDILMEAAKHSPELAIALETWKEIKFEFDTVDKLDVQ; translated from the coding sequence ATGAGCAAGAAGTATGACGCAGGGGTTAAGGAGTACAGAGACACCTACTGGACTCCCGATTATGTACCCCTAGACACTGACTTACTGGCCTGTTTTAAATGCACTGGCCAGGAAGGAGTACCCAGAGAGGAAGTTGCTGCGGCTGTAGCGGCTGAATCTTCAACCGGTACTTGGTCCACAGTTTGGTCAGAGCTATTAACTGATCTTGAATTTTACAAGGGCCGTTGCTATCGCATCGAGGATGTCCCTGGAGACAAGGAGTCCTTTTACGCTTTTATTGCTTACCCTCTAGACCTTTTTGAAGAAGGTTCAATCACTAACGTTCTGACCTCTTTGGTCGGTAATGTTTTTGGCTTCAAAGCATTACGCCATCTGCGTTTAGAAGATATCCGCTTCCCGATGGCCTTCATCAAGACATGCGGTGGTCCTCCTAATGGCATTGTCGTAGAACGTGATCGTTTGAATAAGTACGGTCGCCCCTTACTTGGTTGCACCATTAAGCCAAAGCTTGGCCTTTCTGGTAAAAACTATGGACGGGTTGTTTATGAGTGTCTGCGTGGTGGTCTTGACTTAACCAAAGACGACGAAAACATCAACTCTCAGCCTTTCCAGCGTTGGCGCGAGCGCTTTGAGTTTGTTGCTGAGGCTGTCAAGCTTGCACAGCAAGAAACAGGAGAAGTCAAAGGTCATTATCTCAATTGCACTGCGACAACTCCTGAGGAGATGTATGAGCGTGCTGAGTTCGCTAAAGAACTCGACATGCCAATCATCATGCATGACTACATCACTGGTGGATTTACCGCTAACACAGGTTTGGCGAATTGGTGCCGTAAAAACGGCATGCTGTTGCATATCCACCGCGCCATGCATGCGGTGATTGACCGTCATCCCAAGCATGGAATTCACTTCCGTGTGCTTGCCAAGTGCCTGCGTCTTTCCGGTGGAGATCAACTCCATACAGGAACTGTGGTTGGCAAGCTGGAAGGTGATCGTCAGACCACTCTTGGTTATATCGACAACCTGCGTGAGTCTTTTGTTCCAGAAGATCGCAGTCGCGGTAACTTCTTTGACCAAGACTGGGGTTCCATGCCTGGTGTTTTTGCTGTGGCCTCTGGTGGTATCCACGTTTGGCATATGCCAGCATTGTTGGCAATTTTTGGAGACGACTCCTGTCTACAGTTTGGTGGTGGTACTCATGGTCATCCATGGGGGTCTGCTGCTGGTGCCGCGGCTAACCGAGTGGCACTTGAAGCCTGTGTGAAAGCACGCAATGCCGGTCGTGAGATCGAGAAGGAAAGTCGCGACATCCTTATGGAAGCGGCGAAGCATAGCCCTGAGCTGGCCATCGCACTTGAGACTTGGAAAGAAATCAAGTTCGAGTTCGATACTGTCGACAAGCTCGACGTTCAGTAG
- a CDS encoding BMC domain-containing protein → MASETMGIALGMIETRGLVPAIEAADAMTKAAEVRLIGREFVGGGYVTVLVRGETGAVNAAVRAGADACERVGDGLVAAHIIARPHREVEPALGNGNFLGQKD, encoded by the coding sequence ATGGCTAGCGAAACCATGGGCATCGCCCTAGGCATGATCGAAACCCGCGGCCTCGTGCCAGCAATTGAAGCTGCTGACGCCATGACCAAGGCAGCTGAAGTGCGCCTGATTGGTCGTGAGTTTGTCGGTGGTGGATATGTCACCGTGCTCGTGCGTGGTGAGACAGGTGCTGTGAACGCCGCCGTTCGTGCTGGCGCTGATGCTTGTGAGCGTGTTGGTGACGGCCTTGTGGCAGCGCACATCATTGCTCGCCCTCATCGGGAAGTTGAGCCTGCGCTAGGCAACGGCAATTTCTTAGGTCAGAAGGACTGA
- a CDS encoding non-canonical purine NTP pyrophosphatase produces the protein MAKPLLTIASGNPRKVAEIEAMLGPLPIDVQRQPQDLDVEETGSTYLDNALLKARAVAKRVGNWTIADDSGLEVDALDGAPGLYSARFAASNQEKIKKILAALENNPYRSARFRSVMVLCNSKGKLLKAAEGICWGELLRSPAYEGGEFESLFWVREANCTYGELNNQQLSRLGSRGKAARALAPCLREQLGLDQIV, from the coding sequence TTGGCTAAACCACTGCTAACCATTGCGAGTGGAAACCCTCGCAAGGTCGCCGAGATCGAAGCAATGCTTGGTCCACTCCCAATCGATGTGCAGAGGCAACCGCAAGATCTAGATGTCGAGGAAACGGGCTCCACTTATCTAGACAATGCCCTACTCAAAGCTCGAGCAGTCGCAAAACGAGTTGGAAACTGGACCATTGCTGACGACTCCGGATTAGAAGTTGATGCCCTGGATGGAGCCCCGGGGCTTTATTCGGCCCGCTTTGCTGCCAGCAATCAAGAAAAAATCAAGAAAATCCTTGCGGCCCTTGAAAACAACCCATATCGGAGTGCTCGCTTCCGCAGTGTGATGGTTCTATGCAATTCCAAGGGGAAGCTTCTTAAAGCAGCAGAGGGGATTTGCTGGGGAGAACTACTTAGATCGCCTGCCTATGAAGGAGGCGAGTTCGAATCGCTGTTTTGGGTTCGCGAAGCGAACTGCACCTACGGAGAACTCAATAATCAACAGCTTTCAAGGCTTGGTAGTCGAGGAAAAGCGGCTAGAGCACTAGCCCCTTGCCTGCGAGAACAACTAGGACTTGATCAGATTGTTTAG
- a CDS encoding P-II family nitrogen regulator, which produces MKRLDLIVSERELESVIKALDEAGAPGYSVIRPVTGRGPDTYVTEGMDFSGLGANAHVIVFCEIEVLEKLRVSINPILNYYGGVAYVAEASPL; this is translated from the coding sequence ATGAAGCGACTAGATTTAATTGTAAGCGAGAGAGAGCTTGAGTCAGTGATTAAAGCTCTTGATGAAGCTGGGGCACCTGGCTATTCAGTCATTAGGCCTGTCACTGGTAGAGGGCCTGATACTTATGTGACAGAGGGCATGGATTTTAGTGGCCTTGGGGCAAATGCTCATGTGATTGTCTTTTGCGAGATAGAAGTTCTTGAGAAGTTGCGTGTATCGATAAACCCCATACTTAATTATTATGGTGGCGTAGCTTATGTTGCGGAGGCTTCTCCACTCTGA
- a CDS encoding sodium-dependent bicarbonate transport family permease, producing MITATATALDAGLVLANVLSPKVLFFFLGAIAVLLNADLEIPAPLPKLFSLYLLMAVGFRGGMALAKDGLGGQVIITIAVSVLMAAVIPLICFCILRLRFDVFNAAAISATYGSISAVTFIAAESFLQAQNISYDGFMVAPLALMESPAIIVGLVLVRLGSRQARPGSDGMNWRKVLHESMLNGYVYLIAGSLVIGFIASIYSPAGVEKMEPFVYKFFYGVLCFFLLDMGIVAAQRFKDLKKAGAFLIFFAILMPMFNALIGGLVARALGLGYGNALLFIILCSSASYIAVPTAMRMTVPEANPRYYISSALGLTFPFNHTIGIPLYMGLVYKLIPASI from the coding sequence ATGATCACAGCAACCGCAACAGCACTTGACGCAGGGCTCGTACTGGCCAATGTTTTATCACCAAAGGTTTTATTTTTTTTCTTGGGTGCGATTGCGGTTTTATTGAATGCTGACCTTGAGATTCCTGCGCCGCTGCCGAAATTATTTTCACTTTATCTGTTGATGGCCGTTGGCTTTAGGGGTGGCATGGCTTTGGCGAAAGATGGTCTCGGTGGCCAAGTCATCATAACTATTGCTGTTTCTGTGTTAATGGCGGCGGTCATCCCGTTGATTTGCTTCTGTATTTTGCGATTGAGGTTTGATGTCTTTAATGCAGCAGCAATATCAGCGACATACGGCTCAATTAGCGCAGTGACCTTTATCGCTGCTGAGAGTTTTCTTCAGGCTCAAAATATTTCTTATGACGGATTTATGGTGGCCCCACTGGCGTTAATGGAATCACCGGCAATCATCGTTGGCTTGGTCCTAGTTCGGCTTGGTTCCCGTCAGGCACGTCCTGGTTCTGATGGAATGAATTGGCGCAAGGTTCTGCATGAATCGATGCTGAATGGCTATGTCTATTTGATTGCAGGTAGCCTTGTAATTGGTTTCATTGCTTCTATCTATAGCCCTGCTGGTGTAGAGAAGATGGAACCATTCGTTTATAAGTTTTTCTATGGAGTCTTGTGCTTCTTCTTGCTGGACATGGGAATCGTTGCGGCGCAGCGTTTTAAGGACCTCAAAAAAGCAGGAGCGTTTCTTATCTTTTTTGCCATTCTGATGCCAATGTTCAATGCGTTAATCGGAGGCCTTGTTGCTAGGGCACTTGGTTTAGGCTATGGCAATGCACTCTTGTTTATTATTTTGTGCTCTAGTGCCTCATATATTGCCGTCCCTACGGCAATGCGAATGACAGTTCCAGAGGCCAACCCAAGGTATTACATTTCTAGCGCCTTGGGATTAACTTTCCCTTTTAATCATACGATTGGGATTCCACTATATATGGGTTTGGTTTACAAGTTAATCCCTGCATCAATTTAA
- a CDS encoding SulP family inorganic anion transporter yields the protein MALIHGFHLRNVRGDLLGGLTAAVVALPLALAFGNAALGDGGAIYGLYGAVIVGFFAALFGGTPSQVSGPTGPMSVTVAGVVAALAAVGISTALPTVDGPGELLPLVMAAVVVGGLFQILFGVLRLGRYITLVPYSVVSGFMSGIGVIILILQIGPLFGISTKGGVIACLTQLSANFQPNWGAVAVAVMTLAIVFLAPRRLTEVVPSPLLALLIVTPLSVVLFNDANLSARGIDELPRIGTIPEGGLGFSLPSWDPAFLPLIIKSGLVLAVLGAIDSLLTSLVADNITQTRHNSDRELIGQGIGNSLAGLFNGLPGAGATMRTVINVKSGGSTPLSGMVHSIVLLIVLYGAGQFAALIPTALLAGILVKVGLDIIDWSFLLRAHRLSIKTAVVMYGVLLMTVFWDLISAVLVGVFVANLLTIDSLTQAQLEGMDADNRLMDGDFDNKSTGAAANTEEPSLPPSEQALLDRCGGQVMLFRLRGPLSFGAASGITERMALVRNYKVLILDITEVPRLGITATLAIEQMVQEAKNHSRKAYVVAANERVRNRLEKFDVQGLMTNRTQALEAALADL from the coding sequence TTGGCATTGATCCATGGATTTCATTTGCGCAATGTTCGCGGAGATCTATTAGGCGGATTGACCGCTGCGGTGGTGGCGCTGCCTTTAGCCCTCGCATTTGGCAATGCTGCCCTTGGCGATGGAGGCGCGATCTACGGCTTATACGGAGCGGTGATTGTTGGCTTCTTCGCAGCGCTGTTTGGCGGCACTCCATCTCAGGTCAGCGGCCCCACTGGTCCGATGAGCGTCACCGTGGCAGGAGTAGTCGCCGCTCTTGCTGCTGTTGGTATCTCCACAGCGTTGCCAACGGTTGATGGCCCAGGCGAGCTTTTGCCCCTGGTGATGGCCGCAGTTGTTGTGGGAGGTCTATTCCAAATTCTTTTTGGGGTCTTACGACTGGGTCGTTACATCACGCTTGTGCCCTATTCAGTGGTGTCTGGCTTCATGTCTGGGATTGGGGTGATCATCCTCATTCTTCAGATTGGACCTCTCTTTGGCATCTCAACCAAGGGCGGTGTGATTGCTTGCCTTACGCAGTTATCGGCAAACTTTCAACCCAACTGGGGTGCGGTAGCAGTGGCTGTGATGACCTTGGCCATTGTCTTTTTGGCACCTCGGCGACTCACCGAGGTGGTGCCTTCACCGTTGTTGGCTTTGTTGATCGTTACGCCTCTCTCGGTTGTGCTGTTCAATGACGCGAACCTTTCAGCCCGAGGCATCGATGAGCTGCCGCGTATCGGCACGATCCCTGAAGGCGGCCTGGGCTTTTCTTTGCCCAGCTGGGACCCAGCATTTCTTCCTTTGATCATCAAATCAGGCTTAGTGCTTGCAGTGTTGGGAGCAATCGATTCGCTGTTGACATCCCTTGTTGCAGACAACATTACCCAGACTCGTCATAACTCTGACCGAGAGCTGATTGGCCAAGGAATTGGCAACTCTCTTGCTGGGCTGTTTAACGGATTGCCTGGCGCCGGTGCAACGATGCGGACGGTGATCAATGTCAAATCTGGAGGCAGCACGCCACTCTCTGGAATGGTGCATTCCATCGTGCTGTTGATTGTTTTGTATGGAGCAGGTCAGTTCGCGGCTTTAATTCCAACTGCCCTGCTTGCAGGAATATTGGTCAAGGTAGGTCTCGACATCATTGATTGGAGCTTCTTACTTAGAGCTCATCGCCTCTCGATTAAGACAGCTGTTGTCATGTATGGCGTCTTGCTGATGACAGTTTTCTGGGATTTAATCTCAGCAGTTTTGGTTGGTGTGTTTGTTGCAAACCTATTAACAATTGATTCGTTGACACAGGCTCAATTGGAAGGAATGGATGCCGATAACCGTTTGATGGATGGTGATTTTGACAACAAATCAACTGGTGCTGCTGCTAATACTGAAGAGCCATCTTTGCCCCCTTCAGAACAAGCATTGCTTGATCGTTGTGGCGGGCAGGTGATGTTATTTCGCCTGCGCGGACCATTGAGCTTTGGAGCTGCTTCGGGGATCACAGAACGAATGGCTTTGGTACGTAATTACAAGGTTTTGATCCTTGACATTACTGAAGTTCCTCGGCTTGGCATTACTGCCACTTTGGCCATTGAACAGATGGTTCAAGAGGCAAAAAACCATTCAAGGAAAGCTTATGTTGTGGCTGCAAACGAGAGGGTCCGAAACAGACTTGAGAAGTTTGATGTGCAAGGGTTGATGACTAATCGAACTCAAGCCCTTGAAGCCGCCCTGGCTGACTTATAA
- a CDS encoding ferredoxin:protochlorophyllide reductase (ATP-dependent) subunit N → MGSATLLKESGPREVFCGLTSIVWLHRRMPDAFFLVVGSRTCAHLIQSAAGVMIFAEPRFGTAILGEKDLAGLADAHDELDRVVNDLLARRPEIRTLFLVGSCPSEVIKLDLARVAERLNGELQGRVRVLNYSGSGIETTFTQGEDGALKAMVPLMPNSNEAQLLLVGTMANAVEDRLIHLFERLGIPSVSSLPPRQSTDLPSVGPGTRVLLTQPYLTDTARELKDRGAEILQAPFPLGAEGSRLWMEAAAKAFGINNNHVANTLAPLIERAQKALSPYKEQLAGKRIFLMPESQLEIPLARFLHRECGMELVEVGVPYLNREMMQSELELLPQNTPVMEGQHVEKQLDRVREQRPDLVVCGMGLANPLEAEEIATKWSIELIFSPIHGIDQAADLAELFARPLHRRNLLNNQLLVSV, encoded by the coding sequence ATGGGCAGCGCCACGCTTCTAAAAGAAAGCGGACCGCGGGAGGTTTTCTGCGGATTGACTTCAATTGTTTGGCTACATCGGCGCATGCCGGATGCCTTCTTCCTCGTTGTGGGCTCTCGCACCTGCGCCCACCTCATCCAAAGCGCCGCAGGCGTGATGATCTTTGCCGAGCCGCGTTTTGGCACCGCAATCTTGGGGGAGAAAGACCTCGCGGGGCTGGCAGATGCTCATGATGAGCTCGATCGAGTGGTGAACGATTTACTGGCTCGGCGCCCAGAAATTCGCACCCTCTTTCTGGTGGGTTCCTGCCCCAGCGAAGTGATCAAGTTAGATCTGGCAAGAGTGGCCGAGCGACTCAATGGAGAGCTTCAAGGTCGCGTACGCGTGCTGAATTACTCAGGCAGCGGAATTGAAACCACCTTTACCCAAGGTGAGGACGGTGCGCTCAAAGCCATGGTGCCGTTGATGCCCAACAGCAACGAAGCCCAGCTTCTGCTTGTTGGCACCATGGCCAACGCGGTTGAAGATCGTCTCATCCATTTATTCGAACGCCTGGGCATCCCCTCAGTGTCCAGCTTGCCGCCCAGGCAGTCGACTGATCTGCCATCCGTAGGGCCTGGCACCCGTGTTCTGCTAACCCAGCCCTACTTAACTGACACGGCTAGGGAACTCAAAGACAGAGGCGCCGAGATCCTTCAAGCGCCTTTCCCTCTGGGAGCTGAGGGAAGCCGACTCTGGATGGAAGCGGCAGCCAAAGCTTTTGGCATCAACAACAATCACGTCGCAAATACTCTTGCGCCATTAATCGAGCGCGCCCAAAAGGCTTTATCGCCCTACAAAGAGCAACTGGCTGGAAAGCGAATTTTCCTGATGCCTGAATCCCAGTTAGAAATTCCACTAGCGCGTTTCCTTCACAGAGAATGTGGAATGGAACTTGTAGAAGTTGGAGTTCCTTATCTCAATCGAGAGATGATGCAGTCTGAATTGGAACTGCTGCCGCAAAACACTCCAGTAATGGAAGGACAGCATGTCGAGAAGCAGCTCGACAGGGTTAGGGAGCAGCGGCCCGATCTAGTTGTCTGCGGTATGGGTTTGGCAAATCCCCTTGAAGCGGAAGAGATTGCTACGAAATGGTCAATCGAATTGATCTTTAGCCCCATCCACGGCATTGATCAAGCCGCAGACCTCGCCGAACTGTTTGCAAGGCCACTGCATCGCCGCAACCTTCTCAACAACCAACTCCTCGTAAGCGTCTAA
- a CDS encoding ferredoxin:protochlorophyllide reductase (ATP-dependent) subunit B has translation MELTLWTYEGPPHVGAMRIASSMEGVHYVLHAPQGDTYADLLFTMIERRGRRPPVTYTTFQARDLGGDTAELVKGHLHEAVERFNPEALLVGESCTAELIQDQPGSLASGMGFNMPVVGIELPAYSKKENWGASETFYQLVRGILSKQPSEQSGVSHSPAAWKSQGRRPRVNLLGPTLLGFRCRDDILELEKLLNQHGIDVHVVAPLEARPADLMRLPNADLNVCLYPEIAEATCLWLERNYGMPFSKTVPIGVGATKDFLEELHQLLEMPAPNPGEGAEQSRLPWYSQSVDSNYLTGKRVFIFGDGTHALAAARIADQELGFKVVGLGTYSREMARPVRAAAKELGLEALISDDYLAVEAAMAEAAPELVLGTQMERHSAKRLGIPCAVISTPMHVQDVPARYSPQMGWEGANVIFDSWVHPLMMGLEEHLIGMFRHDFEFVDGHQSHLGHLGGHQSQTEQQQSQAATNPSTQSNADSSSEESPLWTPEGEAELAKIPFFVRGKVRRNTEKYARQAGCRCIDSETVYDAKVHFRA, from the coding sequence ATGGAACTCACTCTCTGGACCTATGAAGGGCCTCCTCACGTAGGAGCCATGCGCATCGCTTCCTCGATGGAAGGAGTGCATTATGTGTTGCATGCTCCGCAAGGAGACACTTACGCGGATCTGCTGTTCACGATGATCGAGCGGCGCGGACGCAGGCCACCCGTGACCTACACCACCTTTCAAGCCAGGGATCTAGGAGGAGATACGGCTGAATTGGTCAAAGGTCATCTGCATGAAGCAGTGGAGCGCTTTAACCCCGAAGCACTCTTAGTGGGTGAAAGCTGCACCGCTGAACTCATTCAAGACCAACCCGGCTCGCTTGCTTCAGGCATGGGTTTCAACATGCCTGTTGTGGGTATAGAACTACCGGCCTACAGCAAGAAAGAAAATTGGGGAGCCTCAGAAACGTTCTATCAACTCGTGCGAGGCATCCTCAGCAAGCAGCCTTCTGAGCAATCTGGCGTCAGTCATAGCCCTGCTGCATGGAAAAGCCAAGGACGCCGGCCCAGAGTGAATCTCTTGGGCCCAACCCTGCTTGGCTTCCGCTGTAGAGACGACATTCTCGAATTGGAAAAACTGCTCAATCAACACGGCATTGATGTACATGTTGTTGCTCCACTTGAAGCAAGACCAGCCGATCTAATGCGGCTGCCCAATGCTGATCTGAATGTCTGTCTTTACCCTGAAATCGCAGAAGCAACTTGTCTCTGGCTTGAGCGCAATTACGGCATGCCGTTCTCCAAAACAGTGCCGATCGGAGTGGGTGCGACCAAAGACTTTTTAGAGGAACTCCATCAATTGCTAGAGATGCCTGCACCCAATCCAGGCGAAGGTGCAGAGCAATCGAGACTGCCTTGGTATTCACAGTCTGTGGATTCCAACTACCTCACCGGCAAGCGCGTGTTCATTTTTGGCGATGGCACCCATGCCCTTGCCGCAGCAAGGATTGCTGATCAAGAGCTCGGTTTCAAAGTGGTGGGTCTTGGCACCTACAGCCGCGAAATGGCCAGACCGGTGCGAGCTGCAGCCAAAGAACTAGGACTTGAAGCACTCATCAGCGATGACTACCTTGCCGTGGAAGCTGCCATGGCAGAGGCAGCTCCCGAACTTGTGCTTGGCACACAGATGGAGCGGCACAGCGCCAAACGACTGGGTATTCCCTGTGCAGTCATCAGCACACCGATGCACGTGCAAGACGTCCCTGCCAGATACAGCCCACAAATGGGATGGGAAGGTGCAAACGTCATTTTCGATAGCTGGGTGCATCCATTGATGATGGGCCTTGAGGAGCATCTAATCGGTATGTTCCGCCATGACTTTGAATTTGTGGATGGCCATCAAAGCCACCTAGGGCACCTAGGCGGACATCAGAGCCAAACGGAACAACAACAAAGCCAAGCAGCAACCAATCCATCAACGCAATCAAATGCAGATTCCTCATCTGAGGAATCACCTCTCTGGACCCCAGAGGGAGAAGCAGAGCTCGCAAAGATCCCCTTCTTTGTACGCGGAAAGGTTCGCCGCAATACGGAAAAGTATGCGCGCCAGGCTGGTTGCAGATGTATCGACAGCGAAACCGTTTACGACGCAAAAGTCCACTTCCGGGCTTGA